A single Pseudoalteromonas phenolica DNA region contains:
- the ahpF gene encoding alkyl hydroperoxide reductase subunit F — MLDQNIKTQLQSHFAAITDPIELVLALDDSNKSNELKSLANDLSSLSTHITVSEQSDSTRAPNMSVRSPKRNTHIDFAGIPMGHEFTSLVLALLQTGGHPSKASEEELSIIDGITEPLNFEIYISLSCQTCPQVVQALNTMAARNSNIKATMIDGALFQDEVNARNIMAVPSVFLNGEQFSQGAVSLSDILNKLDTGAAAKQAEKLNEKDPFDVLVVGGGPAGASAAIYAARKGLNTGVVAERFGGQVADTLAIENFISVKATEGPKLVAQLEEHVKEYDVDIMKGQRAAGIARGDYIEVPLESGATLKAKSVIMATGARWRNMNVPGEQEYKGKGVAYCPHCDGPLFKGKPVAVIGGGNSGIEAAIDLANITSHVTVLEFADTLRADEVLIRKANSLPNITIIKNAQTTEVLGDGQRVTGLSYTDRVSGEQHQVDLAGIFVQIGLIPNSEFLKETDVQLSRFGEIEVDKHGATSMSGVYAAGDVTDSAFKQIIIAMGSGATASLGAFDYLIRHSDESQTEASAA, encoded by the coding sequence ATGCTAGACCAAAACATTAAAACGCAATTACAAAGCCACTTTGCTGCCATTACCGATCCTATCGAGCTAGTGCTTGCCCTAGATGACAGCAACAAATCAAACGAATTAAAAAGCTTAGCAAACGATTTAAGTTCATTAAGCACACACATCACAGTGTCAGAACAAAGTGATTCGACCCGTGCTCCGAACATGTCTGTGCGCTCTCCCAAGCGTAATACACACATCGATTTTGCGGGCATTCCTATGGGTCATGAGTTTACCTCATTGGTATTGGCACTGTTACAAACAGGTGGACACCCAAGCAAAGCCTCTGAAGAAGAGCTGAGCATCATTGATGGCATTACTGAGCCATTAAACTTTGAAATTTATATATCTCTGAGCTGCCAAACTTGTCCGCAAGTGGTTCAGGCGCTTAATACTATGGCGGCCAGAAACAGCAATATTAAAGCGACCATGATCGACGGCGCACTGTTCCAAGACGAAGTGAACGCACGCAATATCATGGCTGTACCAAGTGTATTTTTAAACGGTGAGCAATTCTCACAAGGCGCGGTATCGCTGAGCGATATTCTCAATAAGCTAGACACAGGCGCGGCGGCCAAACAAGCCGAGAAGCTCAATGAAAAAGACCCATTTGACGTACTGGTTGTCGGTGGTGGCCCTGCGGGTGCATCGGCAGCTATTTATGCGGCACGAAAAGGTTTAAACACCGGTGTTGTTGCCGAGCGTTTTGGTGGCCAAGTTGCTGATACCCTCGCCATTGAGAACTTTATTTCAGTCAAAGCCACTGAAGGGCCAAAGCTGGTTGCACAACTTGAAGAGCACGTTAAAGAATACGATGTCGATATTATGAAAGGCCAACGCGCTGCGGGTATTGCTCGTGGTGACTACATCGAAGTGCCCCTTGAGTCAGGCGCGACGTTAAAAGCCAAGTCAGTGATCATGGCAACCGGTGCACGCTGGAGAAACATGAATGTACCAGGCGAGCAAGAATACAAAGGCAAAGGTGTTGCTTACTGCCCACACTGTGACGGCCCATTATTTAAAGGCAAGCCAGTTGCGGTGATCGGCGGCGGTAACTCAGGTATTGAAGCGGCGATTGACCTTGCAAACATTACTTCGCACGTCACTGTATTAGAATTTGCCGACACATTACGTGCTGACGAGGTGCTTATTCGCAAAGCCAACAGCTTGCCAAATATCACCATCATCAAGAATGCACAAACCACCGAAGTGCTAGGCGATGGTCAACGTGTAACAGGATTAAGCTACACCGACCGCGTATCAGGTGAGCAACACCAAGTCGATTTAGCCGGTATTTTTGTACAGATTGGCTTAATCCCGAACAGTGAATTCTTAAAAGAGACCGACGTACAACTAAGCCGCTTTGGTGAAATTGAAGTTGATAAACACGGCGCCACCAGCATGAGCGGTGTGTATGCTGCGGGTGATGTGACTGACTCAGCGTTTAAGCAAATCATTATCGCCATGGGCTCAGGGGCAACCGCCAGCTTAGGGGCTTTTGATTACCTTATTCGCCACAGCGATGAATCACAAACCGAAGCAAGCGCAGCGTAA